The Amycolatopsis sp. DG1A-15b genome window below encodes:
- a CDS encoding helix-turn-helix domain containing protein, with protein MSIIEERRTEIRAEDNTYQIVVATRTDADRAEPTPRVMITLEAGGPGGEPVAEGSLDLDVAVAATVAELVADELLSATGAGRGPRRRSAGRPAQQGRPWSEESDAELESRWIAGESVAQLAAYFERTPGGIRARLPRVGCDPENPGCYLPVPPSRRTDLDGGEPG; from the coding sequence ATGTCGATCATCGAAGAGCGCCGGACCGAGATCCGGGCCGAGGACAACACCTACCAGATCGTGGTCGCGACCAGGACGGACGCCGACCGCGCCGAACCCACACCCCGGGTGATGATCACCCTGGAAGCCGGCGGCCCCGGCGGCGAACCGGTCGCCGAGGGCAGCCTCGACCTCGACGTCGCGGTGGCGGCCACGGTGGCCGAGCTCGTCGCGGACGAGTTGCTGTCCGCGACCGGCGCGGGCCGCGGGCCGCGGCGAAGATCCGCGGGCCGTCCTGCCCAGCAGGGCCGCCCGTGGAGCGAGGAGTCGGACGCGGAGCTGGAGAGCCGGTGGATCGCGGGGGAGAGCGTCGCGCAGCTCGCGGCGTACTTCGAGCGCACCCCCGGCGGCATCCGTGCCCGGCTGCCGCGCGTGGGCTGCGACCCGGAAAACCCGGGCTGTTACCTCCCCGTGCCGCCGAGCAGGCGCACGGACCTGGACGGAGGTGAGCCGGGCTGA
- a CDS encoding alpha/beta hydrolase: protein MKRIVAAIAAAGLAAGLMAAAPAASAESGVQFTPAPIAWGPCASASLKANGAECGFLEVPMDYAKPGGAKVSVAVSRIKHKTAQSQGIMLVNPGGPGGSGLGLSVLGKYVPNHAGDNYDWIGFDPRGVGSSKPAVSCDGNYFSYNRPAYVPTTVQLEKTWLARSKGYADACRKNGEILNHLKTTDVAQDMDSLRKALGEKQINYYGFSYGTYLGQVYSTLYPKNVRRMVLDGNVDPRKVWYQANLDQDVAFDKNIKIYFDWLAKYDDVYHLGKTGDAVEKLWYDTQRKLAKDPAGGVVGGDEWTDIFLQAGYYVFGWVDMAKAFDGYVHKGDWQTLKALYDASNPPGNDNGFAVYLGVQCTDVQWPTDWNRWRIDNWLTYFKAPFETWGNAWFNAPCVFWPAKAGKPVDIDGRKVAGALLISEELDAATPYAGSLEVRKRFPNSSLISAPGGTTHAGSLSGVSCVDDKIADYLATGTLPKRQPGNHSDVQCDPVPAPVPDGAAAQKSDNSAKAAQEKQSTLAQLLHF, encoded by the coding sequence GTGAAAAGAATCGTTGCCGCCATCGCCGCCGCGGGGCTCGCGGCCGGGCTGATGGCCGCCGCGCCCGCCGCCTCGGCCGAATCCGGGGTGCAGTTCACCCCCGCGCCGATCGCCTGGGGCCCCTGCGCGTCGGCGAGCCTCAAGGCCAACGGCGCCGAATGCGGCTTCCTCGAAGTGCCGATGGACTACGCGAAGCCGGGCGGGGCGAAGGTCTCCGTCGCGGTCTCGCGGATCAAGCACAAGACCGCGCAGTCCCAGGGCATCATGCTGGTGAACCCGGGCGGCCCGGGTGGCTCCGGCCTCGGCCTGTCGGTGCTCGGCAAGTACGTGCCGAACCACGCCGGGGACAACTACGACTGGATCGGCTTCGACCCGCGGGGTGTCGGATCCAGCAAGCCCGCCGTCAGCTGCGACGGGAACTACTTCAGCTACAACCGGCCGGCGTACGTGCCGACCACCGTGCAGCTGGAGAAGACCTGGCTCGCCCGCTCCAAGGGGTACGCCGACGCGTGCCGCAAGAACGGCGAGATCCTGAACCACCTGAAGACGACCGACGTCGCACAGGACATGGACAGCCTGCGCAAGGCGCTGGGCGAGAAGCAGATCAACTACTACGGCTTCTCCTACGGCACCTACCTCGGCCAGGTGTACAGCACGCTGTACCCGAAGAACGTCCGCCGGATGGTGCTGGACGGCAACGTCGACCCGCGGAAGGTCTGGTACCAGGCCAACCTCGACCAGGACGTCGCGTTCGACAAGAACATCAAGATCTACTTCGACTGGCTGGCCAAGTACGACGACGTCTACCACCTGGGCAAGACCGGCGACGCCGTCGAGAAGCTCTGGTACGACACCCAGCGCAAGCTCGCCAAGGACCCGGCGGGCGGGGTCGTCGGCGGCGACGAGTGGACCGACATCTTCCTGCAGGCCGGTTACTACGTCTTCGGCTGGGTCGACATGGCCAAGGCCTTCGACGGCTACGTGCACAAGGGTGACTGGCAGACGCTCAAGGCGCTCTACGACGCCTCGAACCCGCCCGGCAACGACAACGGCTTCGCCGTGTACCTGGGCGTGCAGTGCACCGACGTGCAGTGGCCGACCGACTGGAACCGGTGGCGGATCGACAACTGGCTGACCTACTTCAAGGCCCCGTTCGAGACCTGGGGCAACGCCTGGTTCAACGCGCCCTGCGTGTTCTGGCCGGCGAAGGCGGGCAAGCCGGTGGACATCGACGGCCGCAAGGTGGCCGGTGCGCTGCTCATCAGCGAAGAGCTCGACGCCGCCACGCCGTACGCCGGCAGCCTCGAGGTGCGGAAGCGGTTCCCGAACTCGAGCCTGATCAGCGCGCCGGGCGGGACGACGCACGCCGGTTCGCTGTCCGGGGTGTCCTGTGTGGACGACAAGATCGCCGACTACCTGGCCACCGGCACCCTGCCGAAGCGTCAGCCCGGCAACCACTCGGACGTCCAGTGCGACCCGGTGCCGGCGCCGGTGCCCGACGGCGCCGCGGCGCAGAAGTCGGACAACTCCGCGAAGGCCGCCCAGGAGAAGCAGAGCACGCTGGCCCAGCTGCTGCACTTCTGA
- a CDS encoding DNA alkylation repair protein: MSADERLVKAIRAGLAELADPAKAPPMQAYMKSAMPFRGVAKPERSALLKRVLAEHTLPDRVTFSETVLKLWRTAEFREERYAAIDLSGYRAYWRWQDPDLVPVYEEMIVDGAWWDHVDELAIRRIGPILREHRPRMTPIMLAWAGDDDLWRRRTAIICQVGAKEDTDTDLLTRAIEPAIGETEFFLRKGIGWALRDYAKTAPDWVRCFVDDHPGLSGLSRREALKHIG; this comes from the coding sequence ATGAGCGCGGACGAGAGGCTGGTCAAGGCGATCCGCGCCGGGCTGGCGGAACTGGCCGACCCGGCGAAAGCGCCGCCGATGCAGGCGTACATGAAGTCGGCCATGCCCTTCCGCGGGGTGGCGAAACCCGAGCGCAGCGCGCTCCTCAAGCGGGTGCTGGCCGAGCACACATTGCCCGATCGGGTGACATTTTCGGAAACCGTCCTGAAGTTGTGGCGAACCGCCGAATTCCGCGAAGAGCGCTACGCGGCCATCGATCTTTCCGGATACCGGGCCTACTGGCGGTGGCAGGACCCGGACCTGGTCCCGGTGTACGAGGAAATGATCGTCGACGGAGCGTGGTGGGACCACGTGGACGAGCTCGCCATCCGCCGGATCGGCCCGATCCTCCGGGAGCACCGCCCCCGGATGACGCCGATCATGCTGGCCTGGGCCGGCGACGACGACCTCTGGCGCCGCCGGACGGCCATCATCTGCCAGGTGGGGGCCAAGGAGGACACGGACACGGATCTGCTCACCCGCGCGATCGAGCCGGCGATCGGTGAGACCGAGTTCTTCCTGCGCAAGGGAATCGGCTGGGCCCTGCGGGACTACGCGAAGACGGCGCCGGACTGGGTGCGGTGCTTCGTGGACGATCACCCGGGGTTGTCCGGGTTGTCCAGACGGGAGGCGCTCAAGCACATCGGCTGA
- the pheT gene encoding phenylalanine--tRNA ligase subunit beta, protein MRVPVSWLTEHLDLTEEVTPQDLADAFVRIGIEVDDLRELGPVTGPLVVGRVAEVEELTEFKKPVRFCRVDVGEPADEAEELDDEDEEDDDEEGEFDEGPHGIKTRGIICGARNFVEGDLVVVALPGAVLPGDFAIAARKTYGRVSDGMICSARELGLGDDHTGILVLPPGTASPGDDAQELLGLNDSVIELAPTPDRGYALSIRGLARELSNALDVPFGDPALLEVPAAEGDAWPVRIEDPEGCPRFVLRRVTGLDATAPTPWRMRRRLMLAGIRSISLAVDVTNYVMLELGHPLHAFATKAIQGDLVVRRAEPGEKLTTLDDVERTLDPDDVVIADDSGVISLAGTMGGASTEITPESTDVLLEAAHWNPAAISRTARRHKLFSEAAKRFERFTDPQLCAAAVELAARLLRQYGDAAIQPGRTDEGAVEPNQAVVMPINLPDKVAGVNYQRGVTVRRLTQIGCKVSVSTGDDGTGQVTAIPPSWRGDLRQPADLVEEVLRLEGYDSIPSTLPAAPAGRGLTDGQRRVRGVSRALAEAGYVEVRPFPFVSDAVWDAFGLPADDSRRNAVVVRNPLEADRNRLATTLLPGLLDTMQRNVSRGMKDVSLYHIGQVVLPAPNPLKVPALGVDRRPSDEELALLEAAVPQQPLHVAVVLAGNRRRAGWWGAGEPANWADAVQAARTVAEAAGVELTVQAADLPPWHPGRCAQLRVGDWPVGYAGELHPKVVEALGLPPRTVAMELDLDAIPLPDARPAPSVSGYPPVLLDVALVAAAEVPSADLAEVLRTGAGELLEDITLFDVYAGEQVGEGKRSLAYKLRFRAPDRTLTVDEATKARDAAVAAAGERFNATLRA, encoded by the coding sequence GTGCGAGTTCCAGTCAGCTGGCTGACCGAACACCTCGATCTCACCGAGGAGGTCACGCCGCAGGACCTGGCCGACGCGTTCGTCCGGATCGGCATCGAGGTCGACGACCTGCGCGAACTCGGCCCGGTGACCGGCCCGCTGGTCGTCGGCCGGGTGGCCGAGGTCGAGGAGCTCACCGAGTTCAAGAAGCCGGTGCGGTTCTGCCGCGTCGACGTCGGCGAGCCCGCCGACGAAGCCGAGGAACTCGACGACGAGGACGAAGAGGACGACGACGAAGAGGGCGAGTTCGACGAGGGCCCGCACGGCATCAAGACCCGCGGCATCATCTGCGGTGCGCGCAACTTCGTCGAGGGTGACCTGGTCGTTGTCGCGCTGCCCGGCGCCGTCCTGCCCGGCGACTTCGCCATCGCCGCCCGCAAGACCTACGGCCGCGTCAGCGACGGCATGATCTGCTCGGCGCGCGAGCTCGGCCTCGGCGACGACCACACCGGCATCCTCGTGCTTCCCCCGGGCACCGCGAGCCCGGGTGACGACGCCCAGGAGCTGCTCGGCCTGAACGACTCGGTGATCGAGCTCGCCCCGACTCCGGACCGCGGCTACGCGCTGTCGATCCGCGGGCTGGCGCGTGAGCTGTCGAACGCACTCGACGTGCCCTTCGGCGACCCGGCGCTGCTGGAGGTCCCGGCGGCCGAGGGCGACGCCTGGCCGGTCCGCATCGAGGACCCGGAAGGCTGCCCGCGGTTCGTGCTGCGCCGGGTCACCGGCCTGGACGCGACCGCACCGACGCCGTGGCGGATGCGCCGGCGGCTGATGCTGGCCGGCATCCGGTCGATTTCGCTGGCCGTCGACGTCACGAACTACGTGATGCTCGAGCTCGGGCACCCGCTGCACGCCTTCGCCACCAAGGCCATCCAGGGCGACCTGGTGGTGCGGCGGGCGGAGCCGGGCGAGAAGCTGACCACTTTGGACGATGTCGAGCGCACGCTCGACCCGGACGACGTGGTCATCGCCGACGACAGCGGCGTCATCTCGCTGGCCGGCACGATGGGGGGCGCGAGCACCGAGATCACGCCGGAGAGCACCGACGTGCTGCTCGAAGCGGCGCACTGGAACCCGGCGGCGATCAGCCGCACCGCGCGGCGGCACAAGCTGTTCTCCGAGGCCGCCAAGCGGTTCGAGCGGTTCACCGACCCGCAGCTGTGCGCGGCGGCCGTCGAGCTCGCCGCCCGGCTGCTGCGCCAGTACGGCGACGCCGCCATCCAGCCCGGCCGCACCGACGAGGGCGCGGTCGAGCCGAACCAGGCGGTCGTCATGCCGATCAACCTGCCCGACAAGGTCGCGGGCGTGAACTACCAGCGCGGGGTGACGGTCCGCCGGCTCACCCAGATCGGCTGCAAGGTCTCGGTCAGCACGGGTGACGACGGCACCGGCCAGGTCACGGCGATCCCGCCGAGCTGGCGCGGCGATCTGCGCCAGCCGGCCGACCTCGTCGAAGAGGTGCTGCGGCTCGAGGGGTACGACAGCATCCCGTCGACGCTGCCGGCGGCTCCGGCCGGCCGCGGCCTGACCGACGGCCAGCGGCGCGTCCGGGGTGTCTCCCGGGCGCTGGCCGAGGCGGGGTACGTCGAGGTGCGCCCGTTCCCGTTCGTCAGCGACGCGGTGTGGGACGCCTTCGGCCTCCCGGCCGACGACAGCCGCCGCAACGCGGTGGTCGTCCGCAACCCGCTGGAGGCCGACCGCAACCGCCTGGCGACGACGTTGCTGCCGGGCCTGCTGGACACCATGCAGCGCAACGTGTCCCGCGGGATGAAGGACGTTTCGCTGTACCACATCGGCCAGGTGGTGCTCCCGGCTCCGAACCCGCTGAAGGTCCCGGCCCTCGGCGTCGACCGGCGGCCTTCGGACGAGGAACTGGCCCTGCTGGAGGCCGCGGTGCCGCAGCAGCCGCTGCACGTGGCGGTGGTCCTCGCCGGGAACCGGCGCCGGGCCGGCTGGTGGGGCGCGGGCGAGCCGGCCAACTGGGCCGACGCGGTCCAGGCGGCCCGCACGGTCGCGGAGGCGGCCGGGGTCGAGCTGACGGTGCAGGCGGCCGACCTCCCGCCGTGGCACCCGGGCCGCTGCGCCCAGCTCCGGGTCGGCGACTGGCCGGTCGGCTACGCGGGTGAGCTGCACCCGAAGGTCGTCGAGGCCCTCGGGCTGCCGCCCCGGACGGTGGCGATGGAGCTGGACCTCGACGCGATCCCGCTCCCGGACGCCCGCCCGGCACCGAGCGTGTCGGGCTACCCGCCGGTGCTCTTGGACGTGGCCCTGGTGGCGGCGGCGGAGGTCCCGTCGGCCGACCTCGCGGAGGTCCTCCGCACGGGGGCGGGCGAGCTCCTGGAGGACATCACGCTGTTCGACGTGTACGCGGGTGAGCAGGTCGGCGAGGGCAAGCGATCGCTGGCGTACAAGCTGCGTTTCCGCGCCCCGGACCGCACGTTGACGGTCGACGAGGCCACCAAGGCCCGCGACGCGGCGGTGGCAGCGGCAGGCGAGCGCTTCAACGCAACCCTCCGCGCCTGA
- the pheS gene encoding phenylalanine--tRNA ligase subunit alpha produces MSGATEKEVQGAVLAPETLQEAVKAAEAAFAAATGLEGLAEVKPAHLGDHAPLMLARREIGALPKQEKAEAGKRVNEARQAVQAAFDARRAELQVERDERVLREEAVDVTLPWDRVPRGARHPISTISERVADAFVAMGYEVAEGPELEAEWFNFDALNFGKDHPARQLQDTFYVGEEDSGLVLRTHTSPVQARTLLHRDLPVYVVCPGRTYRTDELDSTHTPVFTQVEGLAVDKGITMAHLKGTLDAFARAMFGESSKTRLRPHFFPFTEPSAEVDVWFEEKKGGPGWVEWGGCGMVNPNVLRACGVDPEVYSGFAFGMGIERTLQFRNGIPDMRDMVEGDVRFTLPFGTEA; encoded by the coding sequence ATGTCCGGAGCCACGGAAAAGGAAGTACAGGGCGCGGTACTCGCCCCTGAGACGCTGCAGGAGGCGGTCAAGGCCGCCGAAGCGGCGTTCGCCGCCGCGACCGGGCTCGAAGGGCTGGCCGAGGTCAAGCCGGCCCACCTCGGCGACCACGCGCCGCTGATGCTGGCCCGCCGCGAGATCGGCGCCCTGCCGAAACAGGAGAAGGCCGAGGCGGGCAAGCGCGTCAACGAGGCCCGCCAGGCGGTCCAGGCGGCCTTCGACGCCCGCCGCGCCGAGCTCCAGGTGGAGCGCGACGAGCGCGTGCTGCGCGAAGAGGCGGTCGACGTCACCTTGCCGTGGGACCGCGTCCCGCGCGGCGCCCGGCACCCGATCAGCACCATCTCCGAACGCGTCGCGGACGCCTTCGTCGCGATGGGCTACGAGGTCGCCGAGGGGCCGGAGCTCGAAGCCGAGTGGTTCAACTTCGACGCGCTGAACTTCGGCAAGGACCACCCCGCCCGGCAGCTGCAGGACACGTTCTACGTCGGCGAAGAGGACTCGGGCCTGGTGCTGCGCACGCACACCTCGCCGGTCCAGGCGCGCACGCTGCTGCACCGCGACCTGCCGGTGTACGTCGTCTGCCCCGGCCGGACGTACCGCACCGACGAGCTCGACTCGACGCACACCCCGGTGTTCACCCAGGTCGAAGGTCTGGCGGTGGACAAGGGCATCACGATGGCCCACCTCAAGGGCACGCTGGACGCCTTCGCCCGCGCGATGTTCGGCGAGAGCTCGAAGACGCGGCTGCGCCCGCACTTCTTCCCCTTCACCGAGCCGTCCGCCGAGGTGGACGTCTGGTTCGAGGAGAAGAAGGGCGGCCCCGGCTGGGTCGAGTGGGGCGGCTGCGGCATGGTCAACCCGAACGTGCTGCGCGCCTGCGGTGTCGACCCCGAGGTGTACTCGGGGTTCGCCTTCGGCATGGGTATCGAGCGCACCCTGCAGTTCCGCAACGGGATCCCGGACATGCGCGACATGGTGGAGGGCGACGTCCGCTTCACCCTTCCCTTCGGAACGGAGGCGTAG
- a CDS encoding RNA methyltransferase — protein sequence MAEGANAVEAALADGTVHELFVTARASAQHANLVDAARAAGVGVSPITDRAAEGLSETVTPQGIVAVCALLDRPLEEVVIPGARLVVVLVDVADPGNAGTVIRVADAAGADAVVLAGDTVDPHNGKCVRAAAGSLFHLPIARVRDVPAALAACSAAGLRTFAAHGYADAELDRVDLAVPTAWVFGNEAHGLPDDVLDRADLAVRIPMYGRAESLNLATAAAVCVYTSALAARR from the coding sequence CTGGCCGAAGGCGCCAACGCCGTCGAGGCCGCGCTGGCGGACGGCACGGTGCACGAGCTGTTCGTCACCGCGCGCGCGTCCGCCCAGCACGCGAACCTGGTGGACGCGGCCCGCGCGGCCGGCGTCGGAGTCTCGCCGATCACCGACCGCGCCGCCGAGGGGCTGTCGGAAACCGTGACGCCGCAGGGCATCGTGGCCGTCTGCGCCCTGCTGGACCGGCCCCTCGAAGAGGTCGTGATCCCGGGCGCCCGGCTCGTGGTGGTGCTGGTGGACGTCGCCGACCCTGGCAACGCGGGCACGGTGATCCGCGTCGCCGACGCGGCGGGTGCCGACGCGGTGGTCCTGGCGGGCGACACGGTCGACCCGCACAACGGCAAGTGCGTCCGCGCGGCCGCCGGCAGCCTGTTCCACCTGCCGATCGCGCGTGTCCGCGACGTCCCGGCCGCGCTGGCCGCCTGCTCGGCCGCGGGCCTGCGGACGTTCGCCGCCCACGGCTACGCCGACGCCGAGCTCGATCGGGTGGACCTCGCCGTGCCGACGGCGTGGGTGTTCGGCAACGAGGCCCACGGCCTGCCCGACGACGTCCTCGACCGGGCCGACCTCGCGGTCCGGATCCCGATGTACGGCCGCGCGGAGAGCCTCAACCTCGCCACCGCGGCGGCCGTCTGCGTCTACACGAGCGCGCTGGCGGCACGCCGCTGA
- the rplT gene encoding 50S ribosomal protein L20, translating into MARVKRAVNAQKKRRATLELASGYRGQRSRLYRKAKEQTLHSLNYAYRDRRARKGDFRQLWITRINAAARANGVTYNRFIQGIKAAGVEVDRKILADLAVNDAAAFAALAELAKANVNTGEAKSA; encoded by the coding sequence GTGGCACGCGTCAAGCGGGCGGTCAACGCCCAGAAGAAGCGTCGCGCAACTCTCGAACTGGCCAGCGGCTACCGCGGCCAGCGTTCGCGGCTGTACCGCAAGGCCAAGGAGCAGACGCTTCACTCGCTCAACTACGCCTACCGGGACCGCCGTGCCCGCAAGGGTGACTTCCGCCAGCTGTGGATCACCCGCATCAACGCGGCCGCCCGGGCCAACGGCGTGACCTACAACCGGTTCATCCAGGGCATCAAGGCCGCGGGTGTCGAGGTCGACCGCAAGATCCTCGCGGACCTGGCCGTCAACGACGCCGCCGCCTTCGCCGCGCTGGCCGAGCTCGCCAAGGCCAACGTCAACACCGGCGAAGCGAAGTCGGCCTGA
- the rpmI gene encoding 50S ribosomal protein L35 yields MPKMKTHSGTSKRIRKTGTGKLRRQMTGRRHRMEKKSSRVTRRLEGTTEVSKTEVSRVKRLLGI; encoded by the coding sequence ATGCCGAAGATGAAGACCCACAGCGGGACGTCCAAGCGCATCCGCAAGACGGGGACGGGCAAGCTGCGCCGCCAGATGACCGGCCGGCGTCACCGCATGGAGAAGAAGTCCAGCCGCGTGACCCGCCGCCTCGAGGGCACCACCGAGGTGTCCAAGACCGAGGTCAGCCGCGTGAAGCGCCTGCTCGGCATCTGA